A genomic region of Bacteroidales bacterium contains the following coding sequences:
- a CDS encoding endonuclease, whose protein sequence is MKTTSWLVALCLVWMSAAGQIPSGYYNDAANLHGEALKSALHNIINAHHEINYETVKTALKNLDEDPQDQSLIMLIYKGISIPKTDFNSGVDGWNREHLWPQSHGGFGTSNGPGTDLHALRPADVTVNTSRGNKDFDNGGTPHHEAIGCYATTHTWEPRDAVKGDIARAIFYMSTRYEGGAPGEPDLVIMDNITGTSSNGFGYLGVLSTLVEWNTADPVDAAEAERNETIYSLYQYNRNPFVDHPEFVDAIWGDGVVPEPANYATGFSTQTITLQWKDAGGDVLPAGYLVRMSDLGFDDIVNPQNGVAFANNFFDKNVAYGIGKCIFGELNSGQRYYFKIFGYTGSGADIRYKTGSGVLHVDKVAQ, encoded by the coding sequence ATGAAAACTACCTCCTGGCTGGTTGCGCTATGCCTGGTGTGGATGAGTGCAGCAGGGCAAATCCCGTCCGGATATTACAACGATGCTGCTAATCTGCACGGCGAAGCACTCAAATCGGCATTGCACAACATAATTAATGCGCACCACGAAATCAATTACGAAACTGTGAAAACTGCCTTGAAGAATCTCGACGAAGATCCACAGGATCAATCGTTGATCATGCTTATCTACAAAGGTATCTCCATTCCCAAAACTGATTTCAACAGTGGTGTCGATGGCTGGAACCGTGAGCATCTGTGGCCACAGTCGCATGGTGGTTTCGGCACCTCCAACGGTCCCGGCACCGATCTGCATGCCTTGCGACCTGCTGATGTCACCGTCAACACCAGCCGAGGCAACAAAGACTTCGACAATGGCGGTACGCCGCACCATGAAGCCATCGGCTGCTACGCCACCACCCACACATGGGAACCGCGCGACGCCGTGAAAGGCGACATAGCCCGCGCCATTTTTTATATGAGCACGCGCTACGAAGGCGGCGCGCCCGGCGAACCTGACCTCGTAATTATGGACAACATAACGGGCACTTCATCCAACGGCTTTGGATATCTGGGCGTTTTATCTACCCTCGTCGAATGGAATACCGCCGATCCCGTGGATGCTGCCGAGGCGGAACGCAACGAAACTATCTACAGCCTCTATCAGTACAACCGCAACCCGTTTGTCGATCATCCCGAATTTGTCGATGCCATCTGGGGCGACGGCGTGGTGCCTGAACCCGCAAATTATGCTACCGGATTTTCAACGCAAACCATCACTTTGCAGTGGAAAGATGCTGGCGGCGACGTGCTGCCTGCCGGATATCTGGTGCGCATGAGCGACCTCGGTTTCGACGACATCGTGAATCCGCAAAACGGAGTCGCTTTCGCCAACAATTTTTTTGACAAAAATGTAGCCTATGGCATAGGAAAGTGCATCTTTGGTGAGCTTAATTCCGGACAGCGTTATTATTTCAAAATCTTTGGCTACACCGGAAGTGGCGCCGACATCCGCTACAAAACTGGCTCTGGCGTGCTGCATGTGGATAAGGTGGCGCAATAA
- a CDS encoding type II toxin-antitoxin system PemK/MazF family toxin, producing the protein MQKGDIVLIPFPFTDLSGKTNRPALVLVDGEMDLTLAFISTQLKWKDETDIVLKPSVRNGLKKESLIRLSKIATIDKLLAIGLLGKTDSKVLKQINNNLIKLFKLDE; encoded by the coding sequence ATGCAGAAAGGAGACATTGTTCTTATTCCGTTTCCTTTTACCGATTTATCAGGTAAAACCAACCGACCAGCCCTGGTGCTTGTAGACGGCGAAATGGACTTAACTTTAGCTTTTATCTCCACACAGCTAAAGTGGAAGGACGAAACCGACATCGTTTTAAAACCTTCTGTCAGAAACGGGCTTAAAAAAGAATCGCTCATCAGGCTTTCAAAAATTGCAACCATTGATAAGCTACTTGCCATTGGCTTATTGGGAAAAACAGATAGTAAGGTTTTGAAACAGATTAATAATAACCTGATAAAACTCTTTAAACTTGACGAATAA
- a CDS encoding endonuclease, translating to MKKTALHFLVFLAIFCVQPLLHAQPPAGYYNTANGKAGAELKTALYNVIKGHTMKSYDYLWTAFQTTDKGIDGKVWDMYSNCSFTFVTNQCGNYSNECDCYNREHSFPKSWFGNTSPMNTDLFHLVPTDGKANGMRGNYPFGEVMSATWISGNGSKLGPCSVPEYVGKTVFEPIDEYKGDFARNYFYMATRYENVIATWSSDVLLHNSFPVYEEWFLNMLGEWHENDPVSDKEIARNNAIYAIQHNRNPFIDHPEFVYEIWGVGLGLAPEPEQHASNFSAHCITLSWTDATGITKPDGYLVRMSSTGFENIDIPVDGISVTDDSDNINVDYGVGTCTFGSLTPDATYYFKIFGYTGSGTTIDYKTDEGVQQVSIKAR from the coding sequence ATGAAAAAAACAGCGCTACACTTTCTCGTTTTTCTGGCAATATTTTGCGTGCAGCCATTGCTACATGCACAGCCACCAGCGGGCTATTATAATACAGCTAACGGAAAAGCGGGCGCTGAATTAAAAACTGCCCTCTATAATGTCATCAAAGGTCACACGATGAAATCTTATGACTATTTGTGGACAGCTTTCCAAACCACTGATAAAGGAATCGACGGAAAAGTATGGGACATGTATTCCAATTGCTCCTTTACTTTTGTCACCAACCAGTGTGGTAATTACTCTAACGAATGCGATTGCTACAACCGTGAACACTCGTTTCCCAAAAGCTGGTTCGGTAATACTTCGCCTATGAACACCGACTTGTTTCATCTGGTACCCACCGATGGCAAAGCAAATGGCATGCGCGGTAATTATCCTTTTGGCGAAGTAATGTCGGCTACCTGGATTTCCGGCAACGGTAGCAAACTCGGGCCATGTAGCGTGCCTGAATATGTTGGAAAAACTGTGTTTGAGCCCATCGATGAATACAAAGGTGACTTTGCCCGCAACTATTTTTACATGGCTACCCGATACGAAAATGTAATTGCTACTTGGAGTAGTGATGTGCTATTGCATAATAGTTTCCCGGTTTACGAAGAATGGTTTTTGAATATGCTGGGCGAATGGCACGAAAACGATCCGGTTTCCGATAAAGAAATCGCTCGCAACAATGCCATCTATGCTATTCAACACAATCGCAACCCATTTATCGACCATCCGGAGTTTGTGTATGAAATATGGGGCGTAGGATTAGGTCTGGCGCCAGAACCTGAGCAGCATGCGAGCAACTTCTCGGCGCATTGCATTACCCTCAGTTGGACGGATGCTACCGGAATCACCAAGCCCGACGGCTACCTGGTACGCATGAGCAGCACGGGTTTTGAAAATATCGACATACCTGTGGATGGCATTTCTGTAACCGATGACTCTGACAACATCAACGTCGATTATGGCGTGGGTACCTGCACCTTTGGCTCACTTACGCCCGACGCCACTTATTATTTCAAAATATTCGGCTACACCGGCAGTGGCACTACCATCGACTACAAAACCGATGAAGGCGTGCAGCAGGTGAGCATAAAAGCCAGATAA
- a CDS encoding RNA-binding S4 domain-containing protein encodes MTFQLNGQEYIELMKLLKFMGLTDTGGDTKQAIDDGLVEVNGQQEFRRRCKLRSGDEVVFEDTTITIEP; translated from the coding sequence ATGACATTTCAACTAAACGGACAGGAATACATCGAGCTGATGAAGCTGCTAAAATTTATGGGACTGACGGATACCGGCGGTGATACCAAGCAAGCCATCGATGATGGGCTGGTGGAAGTGAATGGCCAGCAGGAATTCAGGCGACGATGCAAGCTGCGCTCAGGCGACGAGGTGGTATTTGAGGATACCACAATTACCATCGAGCCTTAA
- a CDS encoding lamin tail domain-containing protein — MKQILRLTTTLIVLLFLGGSAWGQTTYTHEITSQTWTAYDTEILSGIDWTAAATGGAYWGYLAAKGQQFGSKNSPATALSLSTSSFPGTITSVKVSTSGAASIVSTVSVSVGGSAFSPASYSLTDANVEYSFTGSGSGEVLITWTPTTPKALYLKKLEVTYSVGPPPPTITVNPISLSGFTYVIGSGPSAEQTFTVAGSNLDVDISIAAPADYEISETSGSGYTSPITLTQASGVVSSTTIYVRLKAGLSAGDYNDEVITASSAGATAQTVTCSGDVTAPPAPDAPLATDATSVGVNGFTANWNAVSGATGYNLDVYSSTGGALTLEEGFDGGTTEPEGWTFTGVGTYTTAASSGIAIPSLKFDSSGDNVLTPILASAATSLSFWIKGQTTDAISALLVEGFDGTDWVMMENIVPLPTTGTTITYNSSSTPALPSDLIQFRFTYTKSAGNLAFDDVSISYGGAVSFVSGYENLDVGNVTSYAVTDLDAATTYYYVVRATNANGTSANSNEIMVTTTGGNQNPVITNIVQTPATGITSSTTVSVSADVTDSDGTVEGVELHWGTTSGSLGTTISMTNTSGDTFKTVTDIPAQSNGVTVYYVVYALDNDADDATSPEQSYTVTDPVIEPTNHPSGFEAEASSSRTIIVIWKDAVPAAAGYLIKGSATSYEDIVDPADGTPENDALLVQNIPTGDEIHEFTGLSASTQYFFKIYPYNGSGAEINYKTDGNVPQAEATTDDAPPAPKVFFSEYLEGSSNNKALEIYNGEATSIDLSDFTVNLYSNGGLIPKYTWTGTTTLASGQTFIIYNAGADPAIIAKGDVSNTVTYFNGDDAIELVYDGISIDVIGIIGERPVPAWDVAGTTNATLDYTLVRKLSVTSGNTDWASSSGTDANNSEWIVFDIDHFYNLGVFGAGWSGAESNDWNAAGNWDVQIPSATVNALINESATYYPTIAAAETCNSLIIENGATLLGGENLTISGSTFFKKAITGYSAIGAPDGWYAIAPPVAGPIASSNFAPIADEDDFYVYDQTTNYWLNYHDTSNPPELFDNFDPGTGYLVAYAIANAGIKNAKGTLNAAASYSPTLSNSNTGWNLIGNPYPSKVTWADVTNTTVSSPKVMNPTNGAWEDMGSELDVAQGIFVYAEDGTSSLTFKTADQTHGSNGLKSAVAQLTVEARFADNLAVKLLLQTNQEASTNYEWQHDARYFYPVTTIPYLCATTDDEVWVSKYVFSPNGQTTIIPVRFTVQESQNITFAVDGFVKEAGITSLTLEDAFANKFTELSAGETYSFIADPSDDPMRFKLHAVTTTGIIDGSSEGMNIYANGSSLYLSSEKALDAQVEMYNVTGQKVFAKNVLMDGLTQVNANLTIGWYIVKVSTQEGIATQKVFIQAN; from the coding sequence ATGAAACAAATACTACGATTAACAACAACACTCATCGTGCTGCTCTTTTTGGGCGGGAGTGCCTGGGGGCAGACGACTTACACACATGAGATAACCAGCCAAACCTGGACAGCGTATGATACAGAAATCCTAAGCGGTATTGATTGGACTGCTGCTGCCACTGGTGGTGCGTATTGGGGCTATTTGGCTGCAAAAGGACAACAATTTGGATCTAAGAATTCTCCTGCAACTGCGCTTTCTTTGTCGACATCTAGTTTTCCTGGCACCATAACTTCAGTAAAGGTCTCCACTTCCGGTGCTGCCAGCATTGTTAGTACAGTATCTGTTTCTGTTGGAGGAAGTGCTTTTTCACCTGCAAGTTACTCTTTGACGGATGCAAACGTAGAATATTCGTTTACGGGATCGGGGTCGGGCGAAGTATTGATAACTTGGACTCCCACAACCCCCAAAGCGCTTTATTTAAAGAAATTGGAAGTCACTTATAGCGTAGGCCCGCCACCTCCAACCATAACAGTTAATCCAATCTCGCTCTCCGGCTTCACCTATGTTATAGGCTCAGGCCCATCAGCAGAGCAAACTTTCACGGTGGCAGGTAGTAATCTTGATGTGGATATTTCAATTGCAGCACCCGCTGACTATGAAATTTCTGAAACATCAGGTAGTGGCTACACCAGCCCGATTACACTCACACAAGCTAGTGGAGTGGTTTCCTCAACAACTATTTATGTCCGCCTAAAAGCTGGATTATCTGCCGGAGATTATAACGATGAAGTAATTACTGCTTCATCTGCCGGAGCTACTGCGCAAACTGTAACGTGCAGCGGAGACGTTACTGCCCCACCTGCACCGGATGCTCCCCTTGCAACAGATGCAACATCTGTTGGCGTAAACGGCTTTACAGCAAACTGGAATGCAGTTTCAGGTGCAACAGGATACAATCTTGATGTTTATTCATCAACAGGTGGTGCTTTAACCTTAGAAGAAGGATTTGATGGTGGGACAACAGAACCTGAAGGTTGGACTTTTACTGGAGTTGGTACTTATACTACTGCAGCAAGTTCTGGAATTGCTATACCTTCTTTGAAATTTGATAGTAGTGGTGATAACGTACTAACTCCAATTTTAGCCAGCGCTGCTACTTCATTAAGTTTTTGGATCAAAGGCCAGACAACAGATGCTATTAGTGCACTATTGGTAGAAGGTTTCGATGGAACAGATTGGGTAATGATGGAAAATATTGTACCCCTACCTACAACCGGAACTACTATAACATACAATAGTTCCTCAACACCTGCATTACCTTCTGATTTAATTCAGTTCAGGTTTACTTACACTAAATCCGCAGGAAACTTAGCTTTTGATGATGTCTCGATTTCTTACGGTGGTGCGGTTTCATTTGTTTCTGGTTATGAAAATCTGGATGTTGGCAACGTAACATCATACGCAGTTACTGATCTTGACGCTGCTACTACCTATTATTATGTTGTACGTGCCACCAATGCAAATGGCACCAGCGCAAATTCCAACGAGATAATGGTAACAACCACCGGTGGAAATCAAAATCCGGTAATCACAAACATTGTTCAGACACCAGCTACCGGCATTACCTCATCAACAACGGTCAGCGTATCGGCTGATGTTACTGATAGTGATGGAACAGTTGAAGGTGTTGAATTACATTGGGGAACAACTTCAGGAAGTTTGGGCACAACTATTTCAATGACAAATACTAGTGGTGATACTTTCAAGACAGTTACCGATATTCCAGCCCAATCGAATGGAGTGACTGTGTATTATGTGGTTTATGCTCTTGATAATGATGCTGACGATGCAACTTCACCTGAACAAAGTTATACCGTAACCGATCCCGTGATTGAGCCAACAAATCATCCCTCCGGTTTTGAAGCTGAAGCCAGCTCAAGCAGGACAATTATAGTTATTTGGAAAGATGCTGTTCCTGCGGCAGCCGGATATCTTATTAAAGGTAGCGCCACGAGTTATGAGGACATTGTTGACCCAGCTGATGGCACGCCCGAAAACGATGCCCTGCTGGTGCAAAACATTCCCACAGGCGATGAAATACATGAGTTTACCGGGTTGTCTGCTTCAACGCAGTATTTCTTTAAAATTTATCCTTACAATGGATCAGGCGCGGAAATCAATTATAAAACCGATGGGAATGTGCCGCAGGCTGAAGCAACAACAGACGACGCTCCGCCTGCACCCAAAGTATTTTTCTCTGAATACCTTGAAGGAAGTAGTAACAACAAAGCCCTTGAGATCTATAACGGAGAAGCTACAAGCATCGATTTATCTGATTTTACCGTTAATCTTTACTCTAATGGGGGATTAATACCAAAATACACATGGACAGGAACAACAACTCTTGCCAGCGGCCAGACTTTTATAATCTACAATGCTGGTGCAGATCCAGCCATAATTGCAAAAGGTGATGTTTCTAATACAGTAACCTACTTTAACGGTGATGATGCAATCGAGCTTGTGTATGACGGAATCTCAATTGATGTGATTGGAATTATTGGAGAGAGGCCTGTACCTGCATGGGATGTTGCAGGCACTACTAATGCTACTTTAGATTATACACTTGTAAGAAAATTATCTGTCACCAGCGGGAACACTGATTGGGCAAGCTCTTCCGGAACCGATGCAAATAATTCGGAGTGGATTGTCTTTGACATAGATCATTTTTATAATCTTGGTGTTTTCGGAGCGGGATGGTCAGGAGCAGAAAGTAATGACTGGAATGCTGCAGGAAATTGGGATGTTCAAATTCCCTCAGCAACTGTTAATGCATTGATAAATGAATCAGCTACATATTATCCAACCATTGCTGCTGCAGAAACATGCAATAGTTTGATTATAGAAAATGGTGCTACACTTCTTGGAGGCGAAAACCTCACCATCAGCGGGTCAACATTCTTCAAGAAAGCAATTACCGGCTACAGTGCTATCGGTGCTCCCGATGGCTGGTATGCCATTGCACCTCCTGTTGCTGGTCCCATCGCTTCATCCAACTTTGCTCCCATTGCAGACGAAGATGACTTCTACGTTTACGATCAGACTACAAATTACTGGCTTAACTACCACGATACGTCTAACCCACCAGAACTTTTCGATAATTTCGATCCGGGCACAGGATATCTTGTTGCTTACGCCATTGCCAATGCCGGAATTAAAAATGCCAAGGGCACGCTCAATGCAGCCGCTTCCTATAGCCCAACGCTTTCCAATTCCAACACCGGCTGGAACCTGATAGGCAACCCATACCCATCCAAAGTTACCTGGGCTGATGTAACCAATACAACAGTTTCGTCGCCCAAGGTGATGAACCCCACCAACGGAGCATGGGAAGACATGGGGTCAGAACTCGACGTAGCACAAGGTATTTTTGTATATGCTGAGGATGGGACATCTTCTCTTACCTTCAAAACAGCCGATCAAACACACGGCAGCAATGGTCTGAAGTCAGCCGTAGCACAGCTTACAGTAGAAGCCCGCTTTGCCGACAACCTGGCCGTGAAGCTGCTGCTGCAAACAAATCAGGAAGCATCCACCAATTATGAATGGCAACACGATGCCCGCTATTTCTATCCCGTCACTACCATTCCTTACCTCTGTGCCACCACCGACGATGAGGTGTGGGTTTCCAAATATGTTTTCAGTCCTAATGGCCAAACCACCATTATACCGGTGCGTTTCACCGTTCAGGAATCACAAAACATCACTTTTGCTGTCGATGGTTTTGTTAAAGAGGCTGGCATCACAAGCCTGACGCTCGAAGATGCTTTTGCCAATAAGTTTACGGAGTTGTCAGCTGGTGAAACCTACAGCTTCATTGCCGATCCTTCCGACGATCCGATGCGCTTTAAGCTTCATGCAGTTACTACCACTGGCATCATCGATGGCTCTAGTGAGGGAATGAACATTTATGCAAATGGCAGCAGCCTCTACCTCAGCAGCGAAAAGGCACTAGACGCCCAGGTGGAAATGTACAACGTCACCGGACAGAAAGTTTTTGCTAAAAACGTTTTGATGGATGGTCTGACACAAGTCAACGCCAACCTCACCATCGGCTGGTACATCGTGAAAGTGAGCACCCAGGAAGGCATTGCCACACAGAAAGTTTTTATTCAGGCTAACTAA
- the purL gene encoding phosphoribosylformylglycinamidine synthase: MISFFRQDDKVYALESSAALTSDDIKKLTWLLGGALLVEEDVVKGSFTGPRKEMITPWSTNAVEIARNMGIASLQRMEVFTVATSNQPAYDPMLSAHYRQLDQQLFSINRAPDSIKAIHDIATFNTKEGLALSDEEVEYLNELSRRLGRTLTDSEVYGFAQVNSEHCRHKIFNGTFIIDGKEMPDSLFSLIRKTSAANPNKIVSAYKDNVAFVRGPAIVQFAPAHQDTAAFFELSDRQSVISLKAETHNFPTTVEPFNGAATGTGGEIRDRMAGGIGSMPLAGTAVYMTSYPRLEAARQWEQQNPERSWLYHPPIDLLIKASNGASDFGNKFGQPLICGSVLTFEHIGEKQKYGYDKMIMLAGGIGYGYEKDALKNVPEPGDAVVVLGGDNYRIGMGGGAVSSVATGEFANQIELNAVQRSNPEMQKRVYNALRAMAEKEDNPIVTLHDHGAGGHLNCLSELVEESGAIIHVEKLPVGDSTLSDKEIIGNESQERMGLVIRNSDLKLLQEVARRERAPIYQVGEVTGDHRLVFARSSQPLHPIDLHLTDFFGKPPRTVLEDTLQPLQFEALSYTIDKIDEYLEAVLQLESVACKDWLTNKVDRSVTGKVALQQCAGELQLPLNNCGVAALSYNDFRGVATSIGHAPVASLINPVQGAVLAIAEALTNIVWAPIEGGLKGVSLSANWMWPTRNPGENARLYQAVEAVSNFAIKLGINIPTGKDSLSMTQRYPDGQKVLSPGTVIISAAAEVSDFRKVVKPVLIREEATEIIWVSFSKSAFALGGSSFAQILNQPGTQTPLVADPSYFATAFDAIQQLINQQMILAGHDVSAGGLITTLLEMNFANTSGGLSVNLNKLDVDDLIQVLFSEKPGVIIQTRLDDEVAEQLAAVGVEAIPIGRPIAERQLIIDHLMHSYNFDIDSLRDVWYKSSYLLDRHQSTPALALERFGNYKRQPLKYRFMAGFEGTLQQFGLDANRRKPSGIRAAIIREKGVNGDREMAWSMYLAGMDVKDVHTTDLIEGRETLRDIHLIVFVGGFSNSDVLGAGKGWAAALLYNEKARQALQDFYDRPDTLSLGVCNGCQVMTELGFIYPNHTQHPKMLHNASGKFESGFVNVEIENNDTVMLRSLAGSRLGIWVAHGEGRFSFPESEAKYNIPMRYSYDEYPAHPNGSPYAAAAIASDDGRHLAVMPHLERSLLPWQWGHYPSDRTNDEVTPWIEAFVNARKWIEEKKIATI; this comes from the coding sequence ATGATCAGCTTTTTTAGGCAGGACGATAAAGTGTATGCGCTCGAATCTTCGGCAGCGCTCACTTCTGATGATATTAAAAAATTAACCTGGCTGCTTGGCGGCGCATTGCTCGTTGAGGAGGATGTTGTGAAGGGAAGTTTCACAGGGCCACGCAAAGAGATGATCACGCCCTGGAGTACCAACGCGGTGGAGATAGCCCGCAACATGGGCATCGCGAGCCTGCAGCGGATGGAGGTGTTTACAGTTGCTACGTCTAATCAGCCAGCCTACGATCCGATGCTTTCGGCGCACTACCGGCAGCTCGACCAGCAGCTCTTCAGCATCAACCGCGCTCCGGATTCCATAAAAGCTATCCACGATATTGCCACCTTTAATACAAAAGAAGGTCTGGCGCTTAGCGATGAAGAAGTGGAATATCTCAACGAGCTTAGCCGACGCCTGGGACGCACGCTCACCGACAGCGAGGTTTATGGCTTTGCGCAAGTCAATTCCGAGCACTGTCGGCACAAGATTTTTAATGGCACTTTTATCATCGATGGAAAGGAGATGCCCGACTCGCTATTTTCGTTGATACGAAAAACCTCTGCCGCAAATCCCAACAAGATTGTATCGGCCTACAAAGACAACGTTGCTTTTGTGCGTGGCCCTGCCATCGTTCAGTTTGCGCCTGCGCATCAGGATACCGCTGCCTTTTTTGAGCTCAGCGATCGACAATCAGTGATTTCACTTAAAGCCGAGACGCACAACTTTCCTACTACAGTAGAGCCTTTCAACGGCGCTGCCACCGGAACGGGCGGCGAGATCCGCGACCGCATGGCCGGCGGCATCGGCAGCATGCCTTTGGCCGGCACTGCTGTGTACATGACTAGCTATCCGCGTTTGGAAGCTGCCCGCCAGTGGGAGCAACAAAACCCGGAGCGATCCTGGCTTTATCATCCACCCATCGATTTGCTGATAAAAGCTTCTAATGGCGCCAGCGACTTCGGCAACAAGTTTGGCCAGCCCCTTATCTGCGGAAGCGTGCTTACTTTTGAACACATCGGCGAGAAGCAAAAATATGGTTATGATAAGATGATTATGCTGGCCGGTGGTATTGGCTACGGATATGAGAAAGATGCCTTGAAAAATGTTCCTGAACCGGGCGATGCCGTGGTGGTGCTCGGTGGCGACAACTACCGCATCGGGATGGGCGGTGGTGCCGTTTCGTCGGTGGCTACCGGCGAGTTTGCCAATCAGATAGAGCTTAACGCCGTGCAGCGCTCCAATCCTGAGATGCAAAAGCGCGTTTATAACGCTTTGCGGGCTATGGCTGAAAAGGAGGACAATCCCATCGTAACCTTGCACGATCACGGTGCAGGTGGCCATCTGAACTGTCTCTCGGAGCTGGTCGAAGAATCAGGAGCCATCATTCACGTGGAGAAATTGCCTGTTGGCGATTCCACCCTTTCCGACAAAGAGATTATTGGCAACGAGTCGCAGGAGCGCATGGGGCTGGTGATCCGCAACTCCGACTTGAAGCTTTTGCAGGAAGTAGCACGGCGTGAACGCGCTCCCATTTATCAGGTGGGCGAAGTTACCGGCGACCATCGGCTCGTGTTTGCACGATCCTCACAGCCTCTTCATCCCATTGATCTTCATCTTACCGACTTTTTTGGCAAGCCTCCGCGTACCGTTCTCGAAGATACCCTGCAACCATTGCAATTTGAAGCGCTTTCCTATACCATTGATAAAATTGATGAATACCTCGAAGCGGTACTTCAGTTAGAGTCGGTGGCTTGCAAAGACTGGCTCACCAACAAAGTGGATCGTTCCGTTACCGGAAAGGTAGCGCTACAGCAATGTGCCGGAGAGCTGCAATTGCCGCTTAATAACTGCGGAGTGGCAGCTTTGAGTTACAACGATTTTCGCGGAGTGGCCACCTCCATTGGCCATGCTCCGGTGGCTTCGCTCATCAATCCCGTGCAGGGTGCCGTGCTTGCCATAGCCGAAGCGCTCACCAATATTGTGTGGGCACCCATCGAAGGAGGCCTCAAAGGCGTTTCGCTTTCGGCCAACTGGATGTGGCCGACGCGCAACCCCGGAGAGAATGCACGGCTTTATCAGGCGGTGGAAGCCGTTAGTAATTTCGCCATAAAACTCGGCATCAATATCCCCACCGGAAAGGATTCGCTCAGCATGACCCAGCGTTATCCCGACGGACAAAAAGTACTTTCGCCTGGCACTGTCATTATTTCGGCTGCAGCCGAAGTGAGCGATTTCCGAAAAGTAGTTAAGCCGGTTTTGATTCGGGAAGAAGCTACCGAGATCATTTGGGTAAGTTTTTCCAAATCGGCTTTTGCATTGGGTGGGAGCAGCTTTGCGCAAATATTAAATCAGCCGGGCACACAAACGCCTTTGGTGGCTGATCCTTCCTATTTTGCTACCGCTTTTGATGCTATCCAACAGCTCATCAATCAGCAAATGATTTTGGCTGGACACGATGTTTCTGCTGGCGGACTCATTACTACCTTGCTCGAAATGAACTTTGCCAATACTTCAGGCGGCTTGTCGGTAAATCTCAATAAGTTGGATGTGGACGATCTCATTCAGGTGCTTTTCAGCGAAAAGCCCGGTGTAATAATTCAGACCCGCCTTGACGATGAAGTAGCTGAACAACTGGCTGCGGTGGGAGTGGAGGCCATCCCGATTGGTCGCCCCATTGCCGAAAGGCAGCTCATCATCGATCATCTGATGCATTCCTATAATTTTGATATTGATTCGCTGCGCGATGTCTGGTACAAGAGTTCCTATCTGCTCGACCGTCATCAGTCCACGCCGGCCTTGGCGCTTGAGCGTTTCGGAAATTACAAACGCCAGCCGCTGAAATACCGGTTTATGGCTGGCTTTGAAGGAACGCTGCAACAATTTGGACTGGATGCGAATCGCCGAAAACCATCGGGAATACGGGCAGCCATCATCCGCGAGAAAGGCGTGAACGGCGACCGCGAAATGGCCTGGTCGATGTATCTGGCCGGGATGGACGTGAAGGATGTTCATACCACCGATCTGATCGAGGGACGCGAAACACTTCGCGACATTCATCTCATCGTTTTTGTGGGAGGGTTTTCTAATAGCGACGTACTTGGCGCCGGCAAAGGGTGGGCTGCTGCGCTACTTTACAACGAAAAAGCACGCCAGGCACTGCAGGATTTCTACGATCGCCCCGATACGCTAAGCCTTGGCGTTTGCAACGGTTGCCAGGTAATGACCGAGTTGGGCTTTATTTATCCAAATCATACACAGCATCCTAAAATGCTACACAATGCCTCCGGGAAATTTGAATCGGGATTTGTAAATGTAGAAATAGAAAACAACGACACGGTTATGCTCCGGTCGCTGGCAGGGTCGCGGCTTGGGATATGGGTGGCACATGGTGAGGGGAGGTTTTCCTTTCCGGAATCCGAAGCCAAATACAACATCCCGATGCGCTATTCGTACGATGAATATCCTGCCCACCCCAACGGATCACCTTATGCCGCCGCCGCCATTGCCTCCGACGACGGGCGCCATTTGGCCGTGATGCCGCACCTGGAGCGCAGCTTGCTACCCTGGCAGTGGGGACATTACCCATCCGATAGAACCAATGACGAGGTTACGCCCTGGATTGAAGCTTTTGTAAATGCACGGAAGTGGATTGAGGAAAAGAAAATCGCAACGATTTAG